The Paralichthys olivaceus isolate ysfri-2021 chromosome 2, ASM2471397v2, whole genome shotgun sequence genomic interval acacctaGTGTGGTCCAGGTGTAACAGTGCTCACTGCTAAATATTTAGTGTATTTCTAATATCATGATACAATGTCTTATATGTCTGCAGTGTTGCATGTTGGCCTGTCTGTCGTGTTACTATTTTGGTTGTTATAGGCTATAGCGACTTCATTCTAACAATAACTCACGTTGGAGAGGTGCTGCAGCTCCCTGCACTCTTCTTCATTGATCACTCCATCCAGAAGCGCCCGCTGTGTGCCGTTCAGCTGCTGGGACGTCATGGTTATCTTGATGCTATCGGACAGCACAGCGCCATCTAGAGGAGGTAGGTCACAGTCAAGAGTCATGCATGGTAAAAACTTCTGCAGGGGAGTAGTTCAAAATTCAGATGGAATTTGGTGGTTGACCTTCCTCCGGTGCAATAATCTTGGTCACATCTGAAgaatccttcttcttctcctccaccagaGTCTCAATCTCTTTCATCAGGTTTCCTATTTCCTCTGTGATCCTCGCCGCCGTCTCCCTGTCAGCCCTGCGACACACAAGGGGAGAGCCATGACATCACAATAACTGCAAAATTACAACTGACCCAGTGTTTGTTTCTTAAATCTTACTTTTGCTTGTCTCTCAGTTTCTTAGGCATGACATCTTCAGGTGTCCATGAGTCCTGAACACAGAGGGACAACAAAGTCACTGTATAATGTCCAATATCACACTTTAAATTTCAGCACAGCATGAAATAAGTGATGGACAATAAAACTGATAAACTCACTCACTGGATCTACAAAGGTAATCCCAAATGCTTCATATCCAAAGTAGAGCAGCTCTTTCTCCAGTAAGGACTTCTGAATGTACTGTTTCACCACCTGAGGACAAAAATCAATTGGACTGTGAATACATCTGTTGAAAACTAGCACAAAAACACccctgtatataaatatgatatCACGTTGTCAAGGAAACCTCAGTTTATATTTAGTAAATGATGTATGCTGAGGTGGGTTGTCTGAGGTTGTTATCGTGTGATCAGAGGAATAAGCTTTAGGAGAAGCAATGGAGAGATGGGAGGAATCAACATGGTAAAGAAGAAACCTAACACGACACAAACGTGGCCTACATGTTAACATCAACACTAGGGACTTGCACCAGGAGGAACAGCACGAGTGTCACTGATATTATAAACAATgaatcttttctctttgtgtgtcctcagtgactTTATGTAAAGATAGACGATGCCTCTTCCTCCACATTTAACATAAGAGAAACCGAAATATTCTAAATAAGGAAGCTGCCATCTTGTTCTTAGCTGTCAttcctttacatttaaatatctgtGACACGtcaaaatatcataaaatatcTTCCTTGGATATATACTCAAATATTTtgacagtgaaaacaagttgaAACATTGTCTTAACCTCCACATCGTCAGGAGTTGAAgtataaactgaaaactgaacCACGGTCAGGGGGCAATATTGATAAGATCACAACACACAAAGAACTTCGGACAATAATTCTATTGCTTATTATGCATAAAACCATAGCTTTAACcttgaatataaatatactcTATATCACTGCAGCGTATACATTTATTCTCAGTCACATTAGAATTTTGGTTGTTTGAAGTCTGGTTGTTTGGGAGTTGAGGTTCAACCTGCACATCATTTGTCATTGAATCTCCCTCCGGCTGTCTCCATTCCAAAttatactgtataaatacaataaaatatggACACTCAGTGCCTGTAGGTGGTAAGAAATCTTAGTTATTGCTACTTAAAAAGGAGAAGCATACGTTTATGTGCTTTAGTTTCCCATCAGTGCTTTTTAATGTCTCTTCAGTGCCCTTGAGCACATTTGAGAGCTAATAGAGGCCATTATTCTTCCAGCACATGTTGTGTTGGGCTAATTAGCTGCTGATCAGTATGGATTAAGATTATATACACTCTTAGCACGCTGCTGTGGAGCAAAACCCCTGCTCCATATAACGTTGCATTAGAGGTACCGTACCTGTCTGGCTGATATGGTTTCTGCCTTGTCCTCGCCCAACACAACAGAGTAATACGCCAGGTTCTGGTTCATCACCACGTCGCTGGGGTGGAACAACAGGAAGGTCTTGGCACACTCTATGGCCTTCTCATACTTCTCACCTGGAGACAGGAGCAGGAGTTACTCTACAGAGGTACAATAGGTTTTTTGTTGAGGAAAAagaagatttaaaaagaaaaaatattggGTTTGTAAATAACAGGACCATTACAGTTTTCACTCATGTTCACTCTGCTGATTTCTCATGTAAAGATGAGTTAACTCACCAAATGAGTATCTCAGCCTGTGTAAGCAGTTGTTATATCTTttcatcataatcataaaatgcgatcagctgccaccacggtCCACAATGTGGCCGCAGCCGGGATCCTGGATCTAAAAGCTTAAAACATTGATACACTTCTCcatttatgttattttgttCGTGTGTTCTGTTTACACATCACATCGATTatacttctgtccgtcctgggacaGGGATCCCCGACTGAGACTCTCTCACGTTTCTGCATTTTCTTTCCATGTTAAAAGGCCATGGTCACATTCAGTGTCACTGAATGAAGCCTGATGAAGAGACAGGGGAGACACTCACTGTTGTAGTAGGAGAACTGCAGGTAGTTGTACTGAGAGGCGAGGAAGTCCTCAAAGGGCTTGTCCCTGCCGGCGGTAGAGGCCAGCTCCACAGAGCAGTGCTGCTTACAGTTCAGTACCTGCATGTAGtggtctgacacacacacacattcacatttacacaaagacaaattagACGCCCAAGGATCAGCTTTCATACCAAATGTTTTCTGCGCAAAGATGCACTAAAGATGTAGAGTTTTTCACCAGTCATGGTCTGGAACAGGTCGGCGCTGTACTCCATGTAGTTGTATCCATCGTAGTTGTAGGCTCCTTCGCACAGAGCTCTGCACTCCCTGTCGGCTGTGAAGTACTCGTCCAGGCCCACTTCAAAGTTTTCAGCCGCCAGACCAAAAGAGTCGTGGCTGTAGTAACTCTTTCCTACCAGGAACTTGGCCTGAGGAGAAAACGTTACAAGAACTATGAGATTTAAACAGTTTTAGTCAGAATTTGTCAGGGTTCATTTGTATCAAGTTAGTCAGACAACGGTACAATATTCAGATCTAGTTCTCTTTATGTTATTCACTCTGACAGCAGTAATCACACAAAAGCTAATTGTCTGGgttatgttttgattttaaaaaacaattcaccaCATTTCTTTACAGCCATTATTCCCCAGGCTGAGATCTCCATCAAACTATCTCACAGCTTCCTGTAGTTGCAGCAACCACAGGTATTTGCGAACATTTTAAACGGATCACAACATGTCAACAGATTTCTGAGGTaaaatgaaagggaaaaaatgGAACAAACGTGTCCAACAAGGAGCCCACACTGTGCAGGAGGTCGAGAGGCATAAGAGGAGTTTGCTCTCACCATGTGTGGTTTGGCCTCCAGGTCTTTGAAGTCCTCCTGCTGTACTCCTGCCATCATCCTGTAGTACTCCAGGTTCTGTCTCATCTCCATGTGGTCCGGGTTGGCCAGGAAGAAGGTGTTGGCTGCTGCTACTGCCTTGTCCAGCTTGTTGATCTGAAAAAGCACAAATGTTCATTTCATCCGCTCTAATTGCAGCTTTGTGAAAACACCTGGAAAAGAAACCAACAGCATCTAATTATCTTTTACGCAGCAGGGCAGTGTCCACGTCTGTGTGCCTCTCAAAcagcctgtttgttttcagtacGTTATTATAGAGATACTATGGCCATGAAGCAATTTGTGACCACGATAGCTTTTCCTATCAGGCGATATTGATTATTATCACGATAAATGTGATATCCTTAGAGAAACCAGACCGATATTAGACAGATACTTTTAACACATCTGACAGAACGTTCAACACAATCACTCTTGTGCATAAGCATCCTattgacacattttattttatattatgtatttatattattttatcagATTTATTATGCTATTAATATTctattatttatatatgaaatattgttgaactgttgtTACATTGCTATCTAAAAACATATCTCCACAAACACATTAGATTGTGCAGCAgcttttttcattaattttgcTGCTTTCAAGTTCTGTCTGAGAGTCTGTATTTCCCAGTGAATCCATGCAAGCTTATTATgaaagctgcagagagaagtgAACCTTACAACAATGTCTGTCTCACAGTCAAAGTCATCCACTTTTCCTCATATTTTACAGCCACTCTATTGTGCCAACAAAGCAGTGCTGCAGTGAGTTTCCGCGGAGCACTTGAAAGCAGCACTTTAGGCCTTTAAACCTCTGGATCTCCACAGTCTACGTCCCCACGTCAGAAGAAGACTCCACCTTGAGACGTGGCATGGCAGTCTGGGTGCTGGGGGGGGTTGGGGTGTTTACAGACTCCAGCACCGACTCAAAAGTTTGAATGACATCTACAATGTGCTGAGTTTCTACTTCCCTGCATCTTTACTGTGCACATGCACCAAACAAATCATTTCCCTGCGCGGAGTGAGACACGATCCAACTTTCCTCGTGCAGCCCTCGGTGCATTTCGCTCTAACCTTGAAATAAGCGACTTGTAGGTAATTGTACGGAGTCCTCTTCTTGAACTCCAGCTCCACTTCTTCCCCGACGAGGTGAAAAGTGGGTGAGCCGAGCTTCTCTGACTCGCAGGAGTTCACACAGTCCGCCCGCTTCAGGATCTTCTGGAAGAAGCCCAGGTCCTCCACAGACCCGGCCCCGGGCACGGGCACTCCGAGGCCGGCCACAGGCTCGCCGAACGCGGTTTGGTTGGCGCAGCTGAGCCGACACGAAGCCTTCACGTTGCGGACCGTAGCCTTGTTCTTGATCGCCTTCTCCATGTTCAGGATGACCGTCAGCCAGTCCCCGTTATTGTAGGCGTCCACGGCCGTGTCGAAGAGGATATCATACGGCTCCAGAACCGAGGGGCTGCTGCGGTGGTTGTCCGGCGTGCACAGAGGCAGAATAAAGCTCAGACACATGAAGGAGTAGTGGAGCTCCATGATGCTGGAGAGTCTGAGCTCTGCAGCGGACAGACAGGACCCACAGCCCGGTGCAGAGAGGGGGCCAGACTCACTTCTTCCTCCCTGCTGTAAGTGGTCTGGAGGTGGGGTTTGATCCCGAGGAACACCCCttcagcccccccacacacagtgTACCACTGCCTTATGAAACAGTAAGGAGTTTATATTGTGCACATCTAGTGTGACAATTGACTGTGAAATCTTAtgagacattttaaagtgaGAGTTATGACAAACGTTTGCACCATTGcaccaaaacagaaacatttccttgTCTATACACcagatatctatatatatatatttgtacttatttttacctatttagcttttttacatgtacatagcttttgtttttgtctttgttcttgtcaatgtttgttagttttttaaCAGTTTGTAAGAGAGCTAAGTAAAACCGGAGTTTAAAATCcttgtgtgttcacatacctggaaataaaagtgattctgattctgattctaatGACAAACACTAACCCTGATTTCACAGGATTTATTTAAGACTAACTGCTTGCCacgctttcttttctttccttttctcataTTGAAATCATTTATACTTTTTTGATACTGCTTTATTTTTTGTAGCATCTATTTATCTACGTGTCTGTTTATACTGTCACTTAAGCTGGGAATTATCTGTGTCGAGCACATGAAGTGTTTGTACAAGTTGGTTGAACACGTTTGTTGAAGACAGTCCAACTGTGGCTCACGGTGTGCGAGGACTAAGTTAGGACTGATCTCAGTAGCCTACAATaaattaatgacattttaaatttaaattaaattaaaaattaaaaatctatTACATATCAACTTAAATCGCAGGGAAATCCTCACAGCCATTATTATCACCTTTATCATTGCTTCCTCCAAACTaagctgttgtttttactgTCTGTCAACTAGATTccccatagactgtacataggGACTCCCAGATACAGCTGTGGGTGAAATATTAATTCACCTACAGctaattaataatattaattgtAACATGGATATTTCATCATTTAAGTTGAAAGAGCAAATTATGATGCCAGCTTTGAACAGTTTTCCTCTGAACTGATGTACTCAGTTTGTTCACCACACATATCAAACTCAGAGCTGCTCAAACTACATTGCATGGATTTAACATGGGAGACACAGACCTGTTAGAACCTGCCCACTGAAACTTTCATGGCTTTCCCTTGCAAATAGACATAGGCCTAAGTGCAAAATAACACAGGCACAATCTGTTCTTGCTTTTCAATGCTCAAGGTCTACAAACACAACAGGGGAAATATAAGAGCACATTTTGCTCATGcttgtattattatttcaacTCAGTTTCACAACATACCAACATAGCTTGATCAAGAGATATATCTTGTAATACAAAATGTAtcttataataataagaaaataaaacaatatatatatatatatatatagcaatCTTTTTCTCAGTCTGTGGAAGTCAAATAATTTCAACCCATTGGTCTGCAACTTCAAAGTCAGAGCCCCCTTTTGACTTTACCCACATTCTAATTCtaataatgtaaaaacaaacaaacaaagatgtaGATAAGAAACAATACATAGGTAGTCACAGTGAACTTCTCTTATGTCCACAATTTAACTAATCTTTGTCTAATTGAAGCAACTTATCTGCCCATTGtacatataaagaaaacaacaattggtAGAGTAGATGATTACACATGATTGGTTTATATTAAACTTCTGCCCTTTCccctaaatctgacacactggacctttaatattaGCATGTTGTATACTGTCAGGAGAGTTTCTTCgcagtgacaaaataaaaattaccTTTTTTTCATATTCTTAATGAAACTAAGCAGATTAATGTTTCATTAATGGAGAAATTTAAGGACACAGCTTTATATTAAACCTGATGGTTTTTTTGACCCACTGTTAACGATAGCAGAGATACTTAGGTGATGGGAGAAACACTTTCTACTACTCTTTCAAACTAAATGTATGTAATTCATATTGTATAATGATCTAAACGTGTTGTAAATACGCCCGCAATGGATCATGGGTAAATGCTCGCTGGAGCAATGTAACAGAAAGTTAGAGGATGACGTAGATCTGGCTTCATTTATAGTATTTAATAAGTCAGCGGGTTTAACGAGTCATGAGAAGCTGCTCGTTGATGGAAACTTCACAACATTGTTTAATGTGACTCTATCCTGAATCCTGTCTGTTTCTTAAAAACGTGTGTTTTCAACGGTGACACATCTCGTCTGTTTAAATGTTCTGAGGCAGGACGGGGCTGTTTGTGGCGTGCCTGAAATAAATCCGAATTGTCATGATGATAGAATTCAACATCAAAACGTTGTTATTTTATATACCTtactatttaaaaaacaaaacattgcaaACATAAATTGTTTGCTGAAGAAAACTCTAAAAACGGAGTTTAATTTCAAAGTCTTTTACACAGGCACTATCACGACTGCTATTGTGGCTAAACGTGGGACATGTAGGACCCCGTGGGCTCCTCCGGTATGGTCAAACATTGGCTGGTTACAAAAGCAGCTGGTGTGGACGGAGAGAGCAACATCTGAGGAAGCTGTGCAGAAGAAGAGACCATGGACAGGACGGTCAGCCTCAGCAGACCCGACAACACCTCCACAGGTATCGAACTGTAGCTTTAGAGAACCAGCTGCACACTCACGTCCTGTTGTTGAAGACGTAGGAAACAGAATCACTGCTGCATTTGACATGAAATCAATGGACGGAGTTCCTCTCACTGTAGTGAAGAGCTCGATGTTTGCAGCAGAGTAACAACAGATGTATTACTGTGTCATAGATGAAACATGGAGACAGTAGCTGTAGTTATAGAACACAAGGTAGCAGTGTTAGATTAGAACGTCTCACACATGAAGTATATTACATCAGATATGTTGGCATTAGCTGTCAGCACGTTACCTCTGGTGAATCAGTTACATGAACGTGTGATGtaactgtgttttctgcagccacTCTGGTTGAGAGCAGCAGCGCCCCCGGCGGCCTGGAACTGGTCAGCTCCTACCAGACCAACAGAGTGGGGGACCCCATGGACCTGGTGGCCCTGGCAGCTCAAGTACAAAAGGTGAGGACTGAGGTTTGTAGGTTGAGCTTATATTTACACGACGAATCTGTGGTTATCTATTGTAAACAtacttaactgtgtttgttagGGAGACGATTTCATCAAAGCCAACGCTTCCAACAAACTGACAGTCATCGCTGACCAGATCAGGTACCTACAGGAGCAGGCGAGAAAGGTGAGTGTCTAcagcaggggtcaccaaccttttagaaactgagagctacttcatgggtactgagtcatacgaagggctaccagtttgatacactcttctgaaataacacatttgctcagttcgcctttagttatatattgttattaatgataactgatactcatctatgtgaagacactgatcacgttaatgatttctcacaataattatcaacaatgacttaacaaggtgggaaacagataatatcaatattcaacacttaatttctattaatctcagcaattgtttacattttcagatgatcacttctaCATCTCAttagaaaaatgtcccattttcacC includes:
- the p3h1 gene encoding prolyl 3-hydroxylase 1, whose product is MELHYSFMCLSFILPLCTPDNHRSSPSVLEPYDILFDTAVDAYNNGDWLTVILNMEKAIKNKATVRNVKASCRLSCANQTAFGEPVAGLGVPVPGAGSVEDLGFFQKILKRADCVNSCESEKLGSPTFHLVGEEVELEFKKRTPYNYLQVAYFKINKLDKAVAAANTFFLANPDHMEMRQNLEYYRMMAGVQQEDFKDLEAKPHMAKFLVGKSYYSHDSFGLAAENFEVGLDEYFTADRECRALCEGAYNYDGYNYMEYSADLFQTMTDHYMQVLNCKQHCSVELASTAGRDKPFEDFLASQYNYLQFSYYNSEKYEKAIECAKTFLLFHPSDVVMNQNLAYYSVVLGEDKAETISARQVVKQYIQKSLLEKELLYFGYEAFGITFVDPDSWTPEDVMPKKLRDKQKADRETAARITEEIGNLMKEIETLVEEKKKDSSDVTKIIAPEEDGAVLSDSIKITMTSQQLNGTQRALLDGVINEEECRELQHLSNAAALKGDGYRGHTSPHSPSEMFQGVTVLNAVKLGQEGKVPLNSARLFFDLSERVRKVMESYFQLDTPLYFAYSHLVCRSAINEKQEEREDLSHPVHVDNCLLVSEINECIKEPPAYTHRDYSAILYLNHDFEGGDFIFTELDAKTVTAEVRPQCGRVVAFGAGKENPHGVRAVTQGQRCAVALWFTLDPAHEEKERIQAQDLLKMFSTPLNAEFSRKETTDSSEPQPATPEPPPAQAAQETADGKQDDKPAEQKDEAQAEKPDDTPMDKPADMLKDKPADTLKEKPAEKKDEAQAEKPADTPVDKPADTPKDKPADTPKDKPETKPVSKTGAKAAPKAKAKAGEQVKDKKTDKGKAAAKKDGKQTVKTQTKQSDKKDTKPAAKKTVKVVAKKDSKKAKAAGTSALDSQNGKEEL